The nucleotide sequence GGCGAAGACGAGGACAGTTTGCAATTGAGCAAACGCCAGCAGCTGGATGATTATGGTCACATGAGATTCGGCAAGCGATCCAACGGCGATGACGAAGAGTACGGACATTCGCGATTCGGCAGAAACATCGAATAAAACGCTACCACGCCGGACTCTCTCTAGATCGTAGATTGTGCACATATTCTTGTGCCAAGATatagaaatagaatatattttacattgcagCTATTACACGATTATGCCTCGTTATTTTACCTTTTCTTCAGTTTCTTCGTGCTCGATgctttattgcaaattaatttatttttaatatctgcaATCTAATTTGTgacattattatgatttttttggaTATGATTTTGCAATCATATCGCCGAATAGTccttagaaaaaatattacacagaTAATGCTTCAATTATGAAAAAGAGCTAATTCCgcgtaaacaatttataaaaagaaagaaattatatatcaattattaaaaaaattaattatatcatcattcagctttatcttttttttttgttttaaataaaatatattaggtcTGAGACACGATGACGggcaaaaataaaagtcaGCTCtcgattcgtaaaaaaaaatattttgttaattcttaaataccttacttttctaaataataaagaaaaaatcattttgttaAGTTTGCATGTTATTCATGTATCTCCcagttcattaaaaatattcttatatttattcaagcacgttaaataatttttttataaatagtttttctttgtttagtTTGAAGAATATATTGCTTGCGGTGTAAATCTATTTGATAAAACGATAACCAaacgttataaatatttatacaatgtgTTTAATTTATCAGTCATCAATGGAATTTTGTTGTcgtttatcatttatcatcgAAACTTGTACAATTTGCCTTTACTTCTTTTTAACTCTGCTATTCTCTGATGAAGATCCATGTTATCAtctaaaaatgtatgatatcCACAACGATTCTCCAAATCTTCAAGACTATAACCGATGGTACGTCGATTTAACAGCCACGGCTCTGGTGGCGGTGGCAGTGATGGTGGCTTCGCTTTCGGAGGATAAGGCGAACGATAATCTCTGCTCATACTGGTGCGATAATCCATCTGACAAATTGTTATGGGATCCAGCAAAATGTCGACtaattttaattccttttcCTCGTAATCCTTTCTAGAAAATATTACGTTACGCTCTatcatcattttaattttgaatgatatttaattatttaataataaatttatttaattactaataatattatttaattaattactaaaataaacTGCAGTTTgtgatatttaatgattatgtatatgtgaaattgaattatagataatatttaagagaaaagcgatatatattatatatatacgtatatatatatatatgtatataatatatatcgcttttctcttaaataccagcgtatatatatatatatatatatatatatatatatatatatatatatatatatataggttgTGTTCGGTGTTCGTGGTAATTTTCTAGAtgggacaatattttttttttcttaaattttcttgtaGCGTTTGAGACAGGCAGTGAAAAAGAAGCGGCCGGTATGAGCCAAGCAATTCATCGATGTTACGATAATGCATCTATACACACGTTGTTTCTTATCAATGAGTTTTTGGCAAAATTGCGATAACTGTTGTTCAACTCCCTCTCTCCTTTCTCATTGCTTCTCTCAAACTATGcaagaaaatctaaaaaaaaaaaaaatcgctacAAACAAACATAATctcattcaatatatatttttaaattaggagaaaaattttttcaattcgtccgatattttttaagaataaatatcaaaaacataCTCTGCCGAAACCAGCGATTGCATCGTGAGTAAACTGCGTCGCGGATAAGTAATCGGCTTGTAATCATCTCTCATCTCGATTTGCGACAACATGGCGTGTGTCTCCGAAATCCCAGTGCCTTCATCTTCCGGACCAAGTCTTCGATACGAAGATTTGTGAAGATTTCCCTTTGGTGGAAATATAACAGCATTGTCTCTAGGCTCAGACAACATCTTTACCTGCCTATTGATCGATAATTTCAGCGAAATTATTGAGAAAGAAAGTTTATGATTTGTTTCGATATCGGctgaaacttatatatatatatactgttattatatatattgctattatataataaatttctatttattaactaCTATAGACAATTCCagacaattcaaataaaatttaatgtatatagcATTTCATTCTGAATATTactagattaaataataaacttactTCTTAATTCCTtttgataacaataaaaatttatcttgttgCAAAGTCATTTTTCAGACAACATTAACTattataagttaaaattttacgattgCTGGTACTGTGTCAAATAATGATATGTAATACAAACGTGGGTGTTCTCGTCagatttgtgaaataaaatgcgtTGCTACGAATAACAATCGCATAACATTTCGTCTGTGTTAGAACTACTCCCCCTCATTTCCATTATAATGCATGTGCGATATGCTTGCGTGTGCATGTGATTTCCATCGCGATATGTTTATCCAAACGGCATACGCAGTTACCTAACTGTAcaaacttaatttataatagaaaaagttgTCGGATAAAAAAAGCTCTCCtctaaagatttttctttcattttctttcatttagaaaaagaataaggaaagaaagttaaaatttatattacaggaATCTCTCTATGCAActgtattttcaaaatgcttacgttagataaaaaaaaagtataaaacaagatgatgatgattagataattttaaattttccactTTTCCGCGTTTAtctttatgcaatttattaatgaataatatttctgtttaataaaaaaatgtcgcaATATATACCAATCATGAATCTTGACTTTATCGCTGTACATCGCTGGAACGTGGAAAATGATAGGTTCGATTGTCTCGCCTTCATCATTGCAAGATATAAActgttataaaagaaattagaaaaaatttaaaaattaaaaaattaatattaaaacattattaatataaaaactcaaaaaataaaatttgcacaatttttaataagaatgcaATAGTTTAcaattcgaaaaaattttccattactataccattttataaacataagatttatttaaaatatataaaagaattataagagataattaaaatttttaaatattttgaaagatagaattaatatttgtaaaatatctatttgggAATTATCAATAGTCTTACATTAACCTTCTTTTTCagcattttatatcttatatagatatctttttttcgtaaatcaaatgtaaaaagagattattaattaataatcattaaataacttttcagCATTAAACGTCTATAAaggcataataatttaactcgCTTTCTATTGTGTCATTTTTCCGACCGTcacacaatatacatatgaacATAGTGTTTAATATATCGTCTATAAATTGTGgcacaaataatattcttcatctctttttctcttttagttcataatttttcagaaagtaaatttatattgttattagataaatagaaatttgcatattattatatatacattatatatatatatatatatatatatatatatatatatatatatgcacaataaatattaaatattattacacattaattGAACGATAACATGGAATATGAGATAAGAGAATTGAACATGAAAGCGCTGCAAGAAGAAATTTTAcgcaaatgtaaaaagaaaacaaagttTTTAGTTCCTCGTGATGAAACAGAAGATGAAGAACACAAAGCAGAAGATTTGCatgaagagaaagatatattctcAACAGAAACTGATAAAATTGTGGAGGAGGAATTACCCTTTGAGGATATATTGGCTGAGAAACGACGCGAATATACAACTAAAGaagagtttatttatttaatgtacaatGACATACTTCCGCTTCTCGTTactaagtaattatattatataatttgatgcaataaaaattttttatatttgtattacttttttattattgtattattgatttaattcgatcaaaacatacatatagatGGGATggatattttttgcgaaaaaaactGTTCGCGAAGAAATTGGACAAGACTGATGCTGAAGCTATTGAAGAAAACAGAAAGATGGGTGACAACATAAGCGATGATTCATtcaagaaagaggaaaaagaaaaaaagaaaatatccatTCCGTCCTGGAAACTTTCATTACCGGATGAATTTGccgatataaaattctataacaaaaattcttattgCGGTCGCATCAGCAGAAAAATGATGGAAGGCGAAGGGACATACAGATGGCACAATGGTATCCACTATAAGGTATCCAGAAAATATCTAGCTGTCCACTCAATGAAAATTAcggtataattataaaactttgaaaattatataattatatataattatataaaaatataatataagtttagtatatatttctcaaaatttctattttatgtgCTTGAgctgacattttaaaattaaatcaacatcattttcttatctcttttaccctaaaatataatatttttattcatgttaagaattgaaaattaaatgaggGAAAATTATGCAGGGTCAGTTTGAGCATAATAAGATTCAAGGGAGAGGTTTCTTGGAGTGGAATAACAATTGTTGGTACGAGGGTGACTTTACGGACGGTTTTCGACACGGTAAAGGTCTCATGGTGGACAGagaaaataatcatatgtACATTGGCCGATGGCACATGGGCCATAGGCacggaagaaaataaaaagatgtacaagtataatatttatacatatatcattttaataataagtcaTAATAAGAACATTCAAAAAGTTACaatgtttatcttttatttattcgtctTGATACAAAACTTGCCCTGACCGAATAATCGATGTTATGTCTTATTCACTTCTGGAATCAATATATCTCCggatttaacatatatatgtggtCGCATctgattcatatattaaaaattgttattgtgTTGAACAGACTGAAATGAACAAGTATTTCgcgctattaattttatatttaattttaacgatataCTCCAATACGCACTGTCTTATGTGTAAAGACGATTAATACATCGtcttataaatgtatacataaagtAGATATAAAACTCACGCAGACTTTTTATGATCTATTATCTTCCAAGTAAAATACGTTAAATTCGAACACGAGTTTTGTatgtaaatagaataaatagaaactttttagtaattatatctccaaaaatatatacgtaaaaacattttattgaaatatttaaaattaatagatccCTTCCCCTGGCTATATTCCTAGAATTACATTTCTCTATTCCGGAACAAACTTATGTCATCGTAAACTGGAATTCTCCGTTTGCTTTCCCCCTACATAATCACGTGACTCTTAGGGCCGTATTACATTTATAGTACAGCAAGCTTTGTCACTCGCTGATTGGTTGCTATGATAAAACTCTAGAAATTCCGTATTCGACAGCCAATCGGCGCATTCGACAAAATTGTCGTGCTACATATGTAGAGAGTGCGTTTAACGACGCTTTGCCATTGGCCGTTACCCATCATCGATTGAGCAACGATTGGCGAACGGGCGATCGACATATTCGCCAATCAGATCCGCTCGCGGTCTGCTGTGCTAGCAGAAGGATTTCAATATTgacgtatatttatttgacgCTTGACACTCTCGCGAAGCGAGCGGCGTTATTCGCGACAAAAAATCGCCCTTCGGAGTGGAAAGAGATACGGTTTATTCGGCGATATCTATCCGACGAGGAACAATGTCGGGCGCGATGGTGGACGAACGGTAATTATCGTCGGAGACAATTGCGATTACTTTACGCCAATAAATAATTGGCGTAAAGTAATCGCGATTAATTCTGAAATTCGCGCTGTTATTTTCCAACCGAATCTCTTACATCTTGATGGACCTTTCGAAAAATTCTCAAGGCGCCCGGGGATTGTGCCCTATCGgctctttcttttcatatcCACATCGGCCTGCAACAtatgtttatacaaattagttgttgaataattaattattctgttGCCATCTTTTCTAGATTAGTTTCttgttttacaaatttattctattaaatattatacgtaaatatatatttaaatattgtcaaatatatatttgagtatTATATATGAGAAGTGAAAAGTAGGAAAAGCATACATACCTgtcatacaaattattttatttatttaaataaaagtatataaatagatatgtacgcttttataaatttaaagttgtaTGATGGTTTAActtgtgtataattttctctaacaACAAATTTAATCAGCTAATTTGATCattctaaattaaaacgataaacaaacataattattttcatgtttatGATTTTAACAGAGTTACAGATGAGATTGAGGCGTTGAAAGCAATCCTATTGGATAACGAGCTCAACATTAAGGAAAATGATAggtattttgaaaattgttgaatttttacaatttataattataataattttactatagaaaatattaatattaaaatatatataaattttaatgattatttttttaatgcaaatattttgttcagatttttttataagattataataaatttccattGATGAAATAACTATAACATTTGAATTGTTCTATTtgacaaaacaataattatttttggtagattttttgtttttatatattaataaaaaagaatttttttaatattatatgtatattatttatatcatatactctatattattcttataaattcttatgtGTATAGAttttaacacacacacacacacgcatacgtacatacatacatacatacatacatatatatatatatatatatatatatatatacatatactaaaAACTAATTTCTCTATAATTCTCAACATTTAGTTGCAATTTGCTTGCAATATATATCCAGGCAGCTATATGATGTCTCTGGTTAGgtgatttacaatattaatttatgtttttaacaataattgatGTTTGTGCAGAGGAGAGCCAGAGTATATCGAGACGATACTGTTCCCATCAACCGGTGAGGATTCGCAATCGCAATATGTTTGTGTCACCTTGATTGTTCGATTACCCTTGGGCTATCCGGATGTCTCGCCAGCTATCAATTTGAGAAATCCGAGAGGATTGGATGAGGATACGGTGAAACAGATGCAATCTGACGCAGAAGCCAAGTGTAAAGACTTCATAGGTCAGCCAGTTATGTTCGAGTTGATTGAGGTGAAGAATTATCCTATTagcttcttatttttctttttattcaatttttagcaatttttttagcaatttatcttttatcgtgatttcaaaaaataacgataacaGATCTATTTACTCTAAGTATCTGGATGTTTTCTAacactttcttttttatttaaaaactttaattttgggatagtatatatatgtgtgtgtgtgtgtgtgtgtgtgtgtgtgtttgtgcaTTGTGTATgagcattaaaatttgtattgatagaaattcttctttttttattttcagttgtTTTGTTAAGCATTTatagaatgtaaaaaagtacaagcggaaaaaagaaatatatttctctttcattaatatctctaagtataaaaaaaaagaaatgagaaaatttgtGTATAcaaatttccataaaatttcttttttaaagaatttgtacaaattttcaattttttaatgcaaatataaagtttctattataaaattagttatatgtatttatgttcTCATATATCTTGaacatatattgaaatatcaaaaattactcCTTtttcatacacatacatacgagtagatattttattacctgaataaaatttgttgtttaagaaaacatatataaaaatcattaatttctttaattagattttttgtgatttttcaaccatataaagatatatgaaaCCATGGGCttgtatatctattataaaaaacaataattaattacagaaattaaattattaatactgaattaataataaataatatcaataaataaataataataaatcaaataaaaaacataataagtaaataaatgattatagattgctaatacatataatgataatgGGATAATATAATTCAGTTAATACGAGAACACTTGACGAGGAGCAATCTTCCCACCGATCAGTGTGCCGTCTGCTTGTACGGCTTTCGGGAGGGGGATGAATTCACGAAAACAGAATGCTATCATTACTTTCATTCGCACTGTTTGGCAGCACACGTTGCCGCCGCCGAAAGATATTATAGAGAAGAGCAAGAAAAGTTACCGCAATGGCAGCAGGATACTACAAACAAATTTCAAGTacgtttatattatgtaaatgaaaCATGTTGCTAAGAGAAatgatttcatttaatttgttaatttcgtaatgtttgtaaaatatttttctcgttctctcttttacgttttatatctatatttatttatttatacctcATTTATTCTTCAGGCTATATGCCCAGTTTGCCGGGAATCGATCAATTGCGACGTCGAAAGTTTATGGTCGGCCCCGCCGCCGATTGACGTCGAAGCTGCTACCGATTTCTCCGTCACTGCCGAGTTGAGAGAACTCCAAAAACAGATGGCCGCTTTGTATTTACGCCAACAGCAACGAGGTGGCATAATTGATCTGGAGGCCGAGGGCGTCAAGATGCTGGTAAGGACAGAAGACGATCCCGCTGCTACTACGGAAGAAGTCAGCCCGCCTGGCACGAGTTTGAGCGCATATTCGAATACTACTGTGCAATCGGTTACTCAAGTGGTGAGTAGTCAGCCACACTTCAaccaaaataatgaaaaagacaAACAATTAATTGGATATGTTAAGTTACTgttgaagaaaagaaatataaaaatagatagttTTGTTGATATGATTTTGCATGCACAATTGTTCGCTTAGTTTTAAACACAATGTAATGAAGTTCCCAAATAGAAAAATCTGGTAAAAAAAGGTTTtgtccaaaaataaatatataaaattggaaGCGTTTTAACGTAGTAAAAacatagtaatattattatttattcttaatccATGCCTTATGGCTTTGGGTGGCTTCCAGTTTTACATTTCTAATTTGAAacatagtaatattattttcaaagcaACGAAAACAGAGGAAACAATAAGTAAAACTTTCCTAATTTGTGAGAGACatgataattttctcattttcatttattatagttatacatttttcgtattttttctttattttgcattatctttttttatcatcttaatCTCTTAATTTTCTGCCAAATGAGCGTTCTCTCTCGTCGTTCGCAGCACTCAAAGCAGTCGACGCACCAAGCCCAAAACCATCATAATTCGCAATACCAATCGCGTCAAATGCAGCATAATCACGGCCACAACAATCATAATCATGGTCACCGGCATCGAGGTCGCGGTCGAGCCCATTACCGACGTCACTTTGACAGAGTCAGACAAGCGGAATCTACTCCCAGATGACAATGGGCTCGTGAAAAAGTCGCCACTCGAGTCTGGTCTGATCCTCTCTTCGATTTTTCGCTAAGTGTATACAATATTCTGATTAGCATTAGTAGCATAATATACGTCAATGTAATATACGGTGACTGTCTATCCTCGAATagttttatcgcgataaacTTATAGGTGTCGTTGTTTAACGGCAGCATACCCATCGTCATCATCGCCATTATTGCAGCGGCGACGGGTTGCGTCGTGACTTTCCATCTAAACTGTCTAAATAAATCGAAGCCGTGGTGCTGTTTCTTTCGCGAACGATCCGCGATCGTACAAAATAGTTGATATTGTTTCATCTTACtgctttcacttttttttccttattcttTAATTCACGCGAGATTTCATGACATTTGAGAACCCATCGGTCCTCTTCtcgtctttaatattaaatgaaagaagattttgaatattaaacataatcgCAAACAATACAAGCGATTTTTTCCTTGGCATTTAAAAAGCTCGCGCCTATAggatgtttattaaattatatttatggtactatgtaatcaatattatatgtcaaaatatctcctgataaagaaatatatattataatttcagaaatttgCTTTTCATATAACATATTTGCAAAGAtctttctgtttattttaGCGAGTACTATACGCAAAGTTTGTATAACGAAGTTTTAAACATCCTGTATTTGTGAGAAAGAGCTTACATATACACGTTGATGCGGAAAAATATTGAGttctgttataattatattaaattatttctacaaaacTAAAAAACAGTTCCTTGAAACAATTTAACTTGTCAGCGatatagaagataaaaatgaatcttAAAGCGATATAACTTTGCAGGACGAGGAGAACCGATGGTTTAAATGTTACACCCTAACTTTATATTCACTGCCGCGAGTACGAGAAAATTATTCACTTTCATTCGCGatgattatctttttttgattttgtcGTCACTCCAGTTACGGCTACAAACGAACGCTCAATACTTCTTACTGCATATATTTAGCGTTACATATGATCATGTCATTCTcctattaatgaaaaatgcattatttgtattaaaaaagtaaatttcaaaGCCAGATAATCACACATCTAGCGCTAAATCTGCTAAGAAAATATACTTGAGAAATgactacttttaaaaataccgGATATTCAAGATTTAGCGCGACATATTTCAAgtacaaattctttttttttaatgagttattaatttttccttgCAAACTTTTCAAGAAAACGATTTATTATACCTCGAAGCGAAAAAAGAAGCTCGAAGTAATAATTACTGAGATATTGCtgtagaagataaaaatacatgtttttgCAAATGGAGTTtcagaaatttataacaacaaaattttactttcttatgttcttttttttcaatttttttattaaaaatatttttaactttgtcAAACAATCGGCACATAAAAtacttattgtttttatttgtatttgtttAATCTGTCTTTGTTTATCTaagataatttgtataaatatcatttttatatctaacttctccatttttttaaaatacacacaATCAGacgacaatattaaaaaaacataatgcgaaaaatatatttcgcaacTCCGCCTCATGTGACACACATGTATGTTACGAGAAAAATTTAGCAATCAAAAATTGCATGgaaacaaagatattttatacattagtaTGAATCTaacataatcaaaattaacagATACCATTTATTACGcttaatatacgatatattgcgtgacataaaaaaaaaattataattatagtaaattataattgctatAACTTTGATGAGTCTACATTAAAATGTAGAATTCAgtgaaattatatcaatttcaattCCTATTTGAcatatgcaattataattatcaaatgtaTATAGAGTGTTCTAAAAATCGTTTCGTTAGCAGTGTTCATCTTCTTAACACTGCTTCTAGATCTAGaaagattcatttttttgttcaatgaTGACTGGTTCATTCCTCTACGAGTTGTATAACTATTGTTTTCGTTATCTAACTTTCGCCATTTGTTTTTTTCGTAAACAATCTTCTTGTAGTAAAAAAAAGCTTCTTTGAGATCGtccgtattattttatttccgtgCGAATTGGAACATCGAAATTGTCTTTATCTTCCTTCTCTTATACAAATAATCAGTtcgaatatttctttcttgttcattggatatatttgaaatgtatCAAACCTTTCTCTACAATTGATATTGTTAAcgtcaattaatttcttcaatatttttattaatatagcgTTCACCCAATATTCCTATTTTTGCGCATTACACTTACAATAAAGCAgcactttattaaaaacattaataatttcgaatccgaacaattatattaaaataacaataattattaaatttgattcgtTTACCTACCCGGTACAATTGactctcttttttattgacGACACGTCATCGCGGAGATTGTGGTTTGTCATGAAATCACATTTTGTCATATTTagctatatattaatctttgtatattaatcgCGACCAATAGggtataacaattatttgcatgcaaataaaaatttgcatgcaaaaatttttaagagagGAACagcaaatatatgaaaaataattggaattttttatttaaatttgaagaatttcCGAGATAATTgatatgaagaaaatttcatGGTATCGCGAAAAGCAGCTTCAAGCAATTTTAGAGCACACTATATACATGATTTATGCCGCTTAATGCTCACGTTTCATTCACGAAGAAAGTATATGGCATATCTGAAAATCTCGGATACACGTTTTGCAACTTGAGATATGATTTaaagtaaaacttttttaaaaatgattctctctccctcttccccCCCTATCCTCGCCACACCGCTCGCACTTTGAATTTATGATCGAAGTGTTTGAGATCAACAAACATAGacaattgtgataaaaaaaaaaaaagaaaaatgaagcaTACTCAACGTATTGAATTCAAATAAAACAGGACAAGCa is from Cataglyphis hispanica isolate Lineage 1 chromosome 15, ULB_Chis1_1.0, whole genome shotgun sequence and encodes:
- the LOC126855242 gene encoding E3 ubiquitin-protein ligase RNF25 produces the protein MSGAMVDERVTDEIEALKAILLDNELNIKENDRGEPEYIETILFPSTGEDSQSQYVCVTLIVRLPLGYPDVSPAINLRNPRGLDEDTVKQMQSDAEAKCKDFIGQPVMFELIELIREHLTRSNLPTDQCAVCLYGFREGDEFTKTECYHYFHSHCLAAHVAAAERYYREEQEKLPQWQQDTTNKFQAICPVCRESINCDVESLWSAPPPIDVEAATDFSVTAELRELQKQMAALYLRQQQRGGIIDLEAEGVKMLVRTEDDPAATTEEVSPPGTSLSAYSNTTVQSVTQVHSKQSTHQAQNHHNSQYQSRQMQHNHGHNNHNHGHRHRGRGRAHYRRHFDRVRQAESTPR
- the LOC126855183 gene encoding radial spoke head 10 homolog B-like is translated as MEYEIRELNMKALQEEILRKCKKKTKFLVPRDETEDEEHKAEDLHEEKDIFSTETDKIVEEELPFEDILAEKRREYTTKEEFIYLMYNDILPLLVTKWDGYFLRKKLFAKKLDKTDAEAIEENRKMGDNISDDSFKKEEKEKKKISIPSWKLSLPDEFADIKFYNKNSYCGRISRKMMEGEGTYRWHNGIHYKGQFEHNKIQGRGFLEWNNNCWYEGDFTDGFRHGKGLMVDRENNHMYIGRWHMGHRHGRK